One genomic window of Bartonella sp. HY038 includes the following:
- the hisH gene encoding imidazole glycerol phosphate synthase subunit HisH, whose amino-acid sequence MRVAIIDYGSGNLRSVQQAFERAAHDHAIKAEILLTDKAEDLAQADRIVLPGVGAFGDCKQGLQDLSGMITALNEEVIVGGKPFLGICVGMQLLARRGLEKGETAGLDWIGGNVVPIKPKSSDYKIPQIGWNTLSVHNNHPVLSQIPTGSDGLHAYFVHSYHFECEKPQELIATTDYGSPITAMIGRDNIVGTQFHPEKSQRLGLQLIANFLEWMP is encoded by the coding sequence ATGCGTGTTGCAATTATAGATTATGGTTCTGGTAATTTACGCTCGGTTCAGCAAGCATTTGAGCGCGCTGCCCATGATCACGCAATTAAGGCTGAAATATTATTAACCGATAAAGCCGAAGACTTAGCGCAGGCTGATCGCATTGTTTTGCCTGGCGTTGGCGCTTTTGGCGACTGTAAACAAGGCCTTCAAGATTTATCCGGCATGATTACTGCCCTTAATGAAGAAGTGATTGTTGGCGGCAAACCATTTCTTGGAATTTGCGTTGGCATGCAACTTTTGGCGCGGCGCGGCTTAGAAAAAGGCGAAACCGCGGGACTTGATTGGATTGGCGGCAATGTTGTGCCTATCAAACCAAAATCAAGCGATTATAAAATTCCGCAAATTGGCTGGAACACTTTGAGCGTACATAATAATCACCCAGTATTATCGCAAATTCCAACCGGTAGTGATGGGCTCCATGCCTATTTTGTTCACTCTTATCATTTTGAATGTGAAAAGCCGCAAGAACTAATAGCCACAACCGATTATGGTAGCCCTATCACCGCAATGATTGGTCGCGATAATATTGTTGGTACGCAGTTTCATCCTGAAAAAAGCCAACGCCTCGGTTTACAATTAATTGCCAATTTTCTGGAGTGGATGCCTTGA
- the hisB gene encoding imidazoleglycerol-phosphate dehydratase HisB, with translation MARKASLSRKTNETDITVKIDLDGTGQFNINTGIGFFDHMLEQLSRHSLIDMEITANGDLHIDDHHTVEDCGITLGQAIDKALGTRKGIIRYASLDLCMDETETRAAIDVSGRPFLVWNVNFNAAKIGSFDTELVREFFQALSQHAGITLHVTNHYGVNNHHISETCFKAVARVLRTAMESDPRQPDAIPSTKGSLQG, from the coding sequence ATGGCACGTAAAGCCTCGTTAAGCCGTAAAACCAATGAAACTGATATTACTGTTAAAATTGACCTTGATGGCACAGGGCAATTTAATATCAATACTGGCATCGGCTTTTTCGATCATATGCTTGAACAATTATCCCGCCATTCATTGATTGATATGGAAATTACTGCCAATGGTGATTTACATATTGATGACCACCATACTGTTGAAGATTGCGGCATCACCCTTGGTCAAGCCATTGATAAGGCTTTGGGTACGCGCAAGGGCATTATTCGTTATGCATCACTTGATCTTTGCATGGATGAAACCGAAACCCGCGCAGCGATTGATGTTTCTGGCCGCCCATTTCTTGTGTGGAATGTTAACTTTAATGCTGCAAAAATCGGTAGCTTTGACACGGAATTGGTGCGAGAATTCTTTCAAGCGTTAAGTCAACATGCGGGCATTACCCTTCATGTAACTAATCACTATGGCGTTAACAATCACCATATTTCTGAAACCTGTTTTAAAGCCGTTGCCCGTGTCCTTCGTACAGCCATGGAAAGCGATCCGCGCCAACCCGATGCTATCCCATCAACCAAGGGTTCACTGCAAGGTTGA
- the chpT gene encoding histidine phosphotransferase ChpT: MPLAITLSAQDLAALLASRICHDLISPIGAINNAMELYDEGGAEEDALELIRMSATNASARLQFARIAYGAAGSAGMEIDTGDAESVAQKYMANEKAQLSWQGTRMLLPKNEVKLLLNLLLIANGSIPRGGEIKVNLSRDNDKTIFTIAVSGKMLRIPPRFVELFNGDLPGEPVDGHAVQSYYTLLLAELAHMKIDIRVLPTEIIFSAS; encoded by the coding sequence ATGCCCCTCGCCATCACTCTATCAGCCCAAGATCTTGCCGCGCTGCTTGCAAGCCGCATTTGCCATGATCTCATTTCTCCAATTGGCGCTATTAATAATGCAATGGAATTATATGATGAAGGCGGCGCCGAGGAAGATGCCCTTGAACTTATCCGTATGTCGGCAACCAATGCATCGGCTCGCCTGCAATTTGCCCGGATTGCCTATGGTGCGGCAGGTTCTGCCGGTATGGAAATTGATACGGGCGATGCTGAATCAGTTGCACAAAAATATATGGCAAATGAAAAGGCACAATTATCTTGGCAAGGCACACGCATGCTTTTGCCAAAAAATGAAGTAAAATTGCTGCTCAATCTTTTACTTATTGCAAATGGCTCCATTCCGCGCGGTGGCGAAATCAAAGTCAATCTTAGCCGCGACAATGATAAAACCATTTTCACCATTGCGGTGAGTGGCAAAATGTTACGAATTCCGCCGCGCTTTGTTGAATTATTTAATGGCGACTTACCGGGTGAACCGGTGGATGGTCATGCCGTGCAATCCTATTATACCTTATTACTTGCAGAACTAGCCCATATGAAAATTGATATTCGTGTTTTACCAACTGAAATTATTTTCTCAGCAAGCTAG
- the phoR gene encoding phosphate regulon sensor histidine kinase PhoR: protein MRSLGIIATLIGLSLLPAIWFFPSNIVFIWCIIVLGFEIFYFRRLILLIKRLIRLSERISLEKRPANIMQFDAEKLANALNDPLVFFDHSGNISFINHAAYQTFSGLSRDQSLFARFRAPELSNLFRNVTASGVARSIEYGEKGAERRWFNLAIIPITKDLFVCHFRDHSEMHRLARMRTDFVANASHELRTPLTSLRGFIETLRGPAQNDSEARARFLIIMQEQAERMSRLIDDLLSLSRLETQTGPGMVERLDTAKLLRHVTETLTPLARKNDVNIELNLEEDMPALAANRDSLIQLFQNLVENGLKYAASGKKIVVSAKSVGTQIHIAIRDYGMGIEAEHLPRLTERFYRVSVDISRAHKGTGLGLAIVKHIITQHRGKLEITSKLGEGSTFTVILPASNNKETLLTNPADDLH from the coding sequence ATGAGAAGCCTTGGAATAATTGCTACACTTATAGGGCTTAGCCTTTTGCCAGCCATTTGGTTTTTCCCAAGCAATATAGTTTTTATCTGGTGTATCATTGTTTTAGGTTTTGAAATATTTTATTTTCGCCGTTTGATATTGCTGATAAAACGTTTGATCCGTTTATCTGAACGCATAAGTTTGGAAAAACGACCCGCAAACATAATGCAATTTGATGCAGAAAAACTGGCTAATGCCCTTAATGATCCCTTGGTATTTTTTGACCATTCAGGCAATATCAGCTTTATTAATCATGCAGCCTATCAAACATTTTCTGGTCTCAGCCGTGACCAAAGCCTCTTTGCCCGCTTCCGCGCTCCCGAATTATCAAACCTTTTTCGCAATGTTACAGCAAGCGGCGTTGCACGTAGCATCGAATATGGTGAAAAAGGCGCAGAAAGGCGATGGTTTAATCTTGCGATTATTCCAATCACCAAAGACCTTTTTGTTTGCCATTTTCGTGACCATTCAGAAATGCATCGCTTGGCGCGTATGCGTACGGATTTCGTTGCCAATGCTAGCCATGAATTGCGCACGCCACTAACATCGCTACGTGGTTTTATTGAAACCCTGCGTGGACCTGCGCAAAATGATAGCGAAGCTAGGGCGCGATTTCTTATCATCATGCAAGAACAGGCAGAGCGCATGTCGCGCTTAATTGATGACTTGCTATCACTTTCACGCCTTGAAACTCAAACAGGCCCAGGAATGGTTGAACGGCTTGATACCGCGAAATTACTACGCCACGTGACCGAAACATTAACACCGCTTGCCCGCAAAAATGATGTTAATATTGAACTTAACCTTGAAGAGGATATGCCTGCCCTTGCCGCCAATCGCGACAGTTTGATCCAACTTTTTCAAAACCTTGTTGAAAATGGTTTAAAATATGCGGCCTCAGGCAAAAAAATTGTGGTTTCAGCTAAATCTGTCGGTACACAAATTCATATTGCCATTCGCGATTATGGTATGGGCATTGAGGCAGAACATTTACCGCGCCTCACTGAGCGTTTTTATCGTGTAAGCGTCGATATAAGCCGAGCGCATAAAGGGACTGGTCTTGGGCTTGCCATTGTTAAGCATATCATTACTCAACATCGCGGCAAATTGGAAATCACTTCAAAACTTGGCGAAGGATCGACTTTCACCGTCATTTTGCCGGCCTCTAACAACAAAGAAACCCTTTTAACCAATCCTGCCGACGATCTTCACTAA